One genomic region from Drosophila busckii strain San Diego stock center, stock number 13000-0081.31 chromosome 3R, ASM1175060v1, whole genome shotgun sequence encodes:
- the LOC108603726 gene encoding 3-hydroxyisobutyryl-CoA hydrolase, mitochondrial isoform X1: MPNPMQRFVYVLGHRTYSQLPLLCAAGAKASQLTTTNPIMANSTRLASSVLATESSNKGMIIINRPKALNAINLEMVRKIYKHLKKCEKSKSLMIIKGTGDKAFCAGGDVRALVDAGPTDESKSFFREEYTTNALIGNYKIPYIAIIDGITMGGGVGLSVHGKYRVATDRTLFAMPETAIGLFPDVGGSYFLPRLQGKLGLYLGLTGYRLRGGDVYHAGIATHYCESSKIAELETALLNCPDADDVPELLQKFHSKPEKPFSLQPVLDQINKNFAASSVEGILENLQNDGSDWAKKTLEILCKVSPTSLKITFRQLELGSQLSLAQCLIMEYRLAVRHLDPRADFKEGVRALLIDKDQQPKWQPATLAEVTEEHLQWFFKKLPDTEELKLD, from the exons ATg CCAAATCCAATGCAAAGGTTCGTCTACGTGCTTGGTCATCGGACCTATAGCCAATTGCCCCTACTCTGCGCTGCCGGTGCAAAAGCAAgtcaattaacaacaacaaacccgATAATGGCTAACTCTACGCGCCTCGCCTCCTCCGTGCTGGCCACAGAATCCTCAAACAAAG GCATGATCATAATTAACCGACCAAAGGccttaaatgcaataaatctCGAGATGGTGCGCAAGATTTACAAGCACTTGAAAAAGTGTGAAAAATCCAAGTCATTAATGATCATCAAGGGCACAGGTGATAAGGCCTTCTGTGCTGGCGGCGATGTACGTGCATTAGTTGATGCTGGACCCACTGATGAATCCAAGAGTTTCTTTCGCGAGGAATATACAACGAATGCATTGATTGGCAATTACAAAATACCCTATATTGCAATAATTGATGGTATTACCATGGGCGGTGGCGTTGGACTTAGCGTACATGGCAAATACCGCGTGGCTACCGATCGCACGCTTTTTGCTATGCCCGAGACGGCAATCGGTCTATTTCCCGATGTGGGCGGCTCATACTTCTTGCCACGCTTGCAAGGCAAGCTGGGACTTTACTTAGGTCTGACCGGATACAGGCTGCGTGGCGGAGATGTCTACCATGCAGGCATAGCCACACATTACTGCGAGAGCAGCAAAATTGCGGAGCTGGAAACTGCGCTGCTCAATTGTCcagatgctgatgatgtgccAGAATTGTTGCAAAAGTTCCACTCAAAGCCGGAGAAACCCTTCTCGCTGCAACCCGTGCTCGATCAAATTAACAAGAACTTTGCGGCAAGCTCTGTAGAAGGCATTCTcgaaaatttacaaaatgatGGTAGCGATTGGGCAAAGAAAACGCTAGAG aTCCTCTGCAAGGTCTCACCCACATCATTGAAGATTACTTTCCGtcagctggagctgggctCACAGCTATCGCTGGCTCAATGCCTTATTATGGAGTACCGCCTGGCTGTGCGTCATCTGGATCCACGCGCTGACTTCAAGGAAGGTGTACGCGCATTACTTATTGACAAGGATCAGCAGCCAAAATGGCAGCCGGCTACGTTAGCTGAGGTGACTGAAGAGCATCTACAGTGGTTCTTTAAGAAATTACCCGACACCGAGGAGCTCAAACT CGACTAA
- the LOC108603727 gene encoding translin-associated protein X, with protein MRKSPGFRNNNNKRHVQLDEQSPIVQAFRSYASELDGKHDRHERILKLSRDITIESKRIIFLLHSIDSRKQNKEKVLEEAQQRLKKLIEVNFRAIALELREQDVYQFRNAYSPGLQEFIEAYTYMEYLCTEDNRGDAKPVSDWLALQCVMQYEDEPKTKEPEPAQEGDTDVEIKPETVSKFQFYVDPSEYILGVSDLTGELMRRCINSLGSGDTDTCFETTKALQQFYTGYTSLNCQRARELWRKITTMRQSMLKAENVCYNVKVRGGEAAKCANFDQKPAEDTDEGFF; from the exons atgcgTAAAAGTCCAGGCTTTcggaataataataataagcgtCATGTACAGCTGGATGAACAGAGTCCAATTGTGCAAGCATTTCGCAGCTATGCAAGCGAACTCGACGGCAAACATGATCGTCATGAacgtattttaaaattgagtCGCGACATTACCATTGAATCAAAGCGCATTATCTTTCTGCTGCATTCGATTGACTcgcgcaagcaaaacaagGAAAAGGTATTGGAAGAGGCTCAACAGCGTCTGAAAAAGCTCATTGAGGTTAACTTCCGTGCTATAGCGCTGGAGCTGCGCGAACAGGATGTCTATCAGTTTCGTAACGCCTATTCGCCTGGACTACAAGAGTTTATAGAGGCCTACACCTACATGGAATACTTGTGCACCGAGGATAATAGGGGAGATGCAAAGCCAGTGTCGGATTGGTTGGCATTACAGTGCGTTATGCAGTATGAAGATGAGCCCAAAACAAAAGAGCCTGAGCCTGCTCAAGAAGGCGATACTGATGTGGAAATAAAACCAGAGACAGTCTCGAAATTTCAATTCTATGTTGATCCATCTGAGTATATATTGGGTGTATCTGACTTGACTGGTGAGCTAATGCGCCGTTGCATCAACTCGCTGGGCAGTGGAGACACGGACACTTGCTTTGAAACCACCAAGGCGTTGCAGCAGTTTTATACAGG ATATACAAGCCTGAACTGTCAACGAGCTCGTGAATTGTGGCGAAAGATCACCACCATGAGACAGAGCATGCTCAAGGCAGAGAACGTTTGCTATAACGTCAAAGTACGTGGCGGCGAGGCGGCCAAGTGCGCCAATTTTGATCAAAAGCCAGCAGAGGACACGGATGAAGGTTTCTTTTAG
- the LOC108603725 gene encoding cysteine protease ATG4D isoform X2, producing the protein MNYDGLLAQLTDDKLALFDTAGPGLDVHVQDGAIEEEQAAPIQNVPLTAAATASASSSAPVTSSNLYPKTENAATATPQRKISTSSRFINAFSQLYGSNSHANANSACGHVEQHAEDPELAANRTPTKGMESKLVAIWHNVKYGWSGKMRQTSFSKEQPVWLLGRCYHRRYTPPVSMENSTSEFMTGGTDTTTDNATSAFDCVQTTDQPSSSLYPTLSPQQIDEIVVPQELGMDAADNQLGESPWEEGIEGFKRDFYSRIWMTYRREFPIMNGSNYTSDCGWGCMLRSGQMLLAQGLICHFLGRSWRYDSDSQLHSTYEDNMHKKIIKWFGDSSSKSSPFSIHTMVRLGEQLGKKPGDWYGPASVSYLLKHALEHAAQENADFDNISVYVAKDCTIYMQDIEEQCSIPEPVQKPHVPWQQTKKSNNDDIKVEQHWKSLIVLIPLRLGTDKLNTVYAHCLKLLLSTEHCLGIIGGKPKHSLYFVGFQEDKLIHLDPHYCQEMVDVNQECFPMHSFHCKSPRKLKSSKMDPSCCIGFYCATKSDFDSFVESVQLYLHPMRCASGATMDKSTVPQQTPAQQQSTDHTEMNYPLFSFSRGRCLDHARNEMSDSLYKPLITQVATLSQELEGQALPQLNRYEPDADDSESEEFVLL; encoded by the exons aTGAACTATGATGGTTTGCTCGCCCAGTTGACGGATGACAAGCTTGCGCTATTCGACACGGCTGGTCCAGGTCTCGATGTTCATGTTCAGGATGGCGCCATCGAGGAGGAACAAGCTGCGCCCATACAAAATGTACCACTTACAGCCGCCGCCACTGCTTCTGCATCGTCATCAGCACCTGTAACTAGCAGCAACCTGTATCCGAAAACGGAAaatgcagcgacagcaacaccACAGCGTAAAATATCGACGTCATCACGTTTTATAAATGCCTTTAGTCAGCTTTATGGCAGTAACAGTCACGCCAATGCCAACAGCGCATGTGGTCACGTGGAACAACATGCGGAGGATCCAGAGTTGGCAGCGAATCGTACACCAACAAAAGGCATGGAATCCAAACTTGTGGCCATTTGGCATAATGTTAAATATGGCTGGAGCGGCAAAATGCGTCAGACTAGCTTCTCTAAAGAGCAACCCGTTTGGCTGCTGGGTCGCTGTTATCATCGCCGCTACACACCCCCTGTCAGCATGGAGAACTCTACATCGGAGTTTATGACCGGTGGCACAGACACCACTACAGACAATGCCACATCAGCTTTTGATTGTGTACAGACAACAGATCAGCCATCAAGCTCACTATATCCTACTTTAAGTCCGCAACAGATTGATGAAATTGTAGTGCCCCAGGAGCTGGGTATGGATGCAGCAGATAATCAGTTAGGCGAAAGCCCCTGGGAGGAAGGCATCGAGGGCTTCAAACGTGACTTTTATAGCCGCATTTGGATGACATATCGTCGAGAATTCCCCATCATGAATGGCTCCAACTATACCTCCGATTGTGGTTGGGGCTGCATGTTGCGCAGCGGGCAAATGTTGTTGGCTCAGGGTCTCATTTGTCACTTTCTGGGTCGCA GTTGGCGCTATGACTCTGACTCACAACTGCACTCCACTTATGAGgacaatatgcataaaaagaTTATAAAGTGGTTTGGCGACAGCTCCTCCAAGAGCAGTCCATTTTCTATACATACGATGGTGCGTTTGGGCGAGCAGCTGGGAAAGAAACCAGGTGATTGGTATGGCCCCGCATCGGTGTCCTATTTATTAAA aCATGCCTTAGAGCACGCTGCTCAAGAAAATGCAGACTTTGACAATATAAGCGTCTATGTAGCCAAGGATTGCACCA TTTACATGCAAGACATTGAGGAACAGTGCAGCATTCCAGAGCCAGTGCAGAAACCTCATGTGCcttggcagcaaacaaaaaagagcaacaatGATGATATCAAAGTGGAGCAGCATTGGAAATCCCTGATAGTGCTTATACCGCTGCGCTTGGGTACTGACAAACTAAATACTGTCTATGCGCATTGCTTGAAACTGTTGCTAAGCACGGAGCACTGTTTGGGCATTATCGGAGGCAAGCCCAAGCATTCGTTATATTTTGTGGGTTTCCAGGAGGATAAGCTTATACATTTGGATCCGCATTACTGTCAGGAAATGGTGGATGTTAATCAGGAGTGCTTTCCCATGCATTCATTTCACTGTAAGTCGCCGCGTAAACTCAAATCAAGTAAGATGGATCCCAGCTGCTGCATAGGTTTCTATTGTGCCACCAAAAGTGACTTTGATAGTTTTGTGGAGAGCGTGCAATTG tatttacATCCCATGCGCTGTGCCTCGGGTGCAACAATGGATAAATCAACTGTGCCACAGCAGACgccggcgcagcagcagtcgacGGACCATACGGAAATGAATTATCCACTGTTTAGTTTCTCACGCGGTCGTTGCCTGGATCATGCGCGCAACGAAATGAGTGATTCACTCTATAAGCCGCTTATAACACAAGTAGCTACACTCAGCCAGGAGCTTGAAGGGCAAGCGCTGCCACAGCTGAACAGATATGAGCCCGATGCCGATGATAGCGAAAGCGAGGAATTTGTTCTGCTTTAA
- the LOC108603724 gene encoding conserved oligomeric Golgi complex subunit 2, with amino-acid sequence MLEPVRKSSVSGGSTSTAEKLCFDKNEFMKENFSVDEFLHKNRNAPSLEQLRDNLGLYLKGLRAAMIDLINEDYADFVNLSANLVGLDQSIETIQRPLEQFRNDIEGMHSLIDENVLELQAQLEEKRQLREFQHNLQSLKKVYEIIGKLQQLIDQKLSGDQHAKAVDLERAALDLIQLKFHEKHCAKHLDIEQQQQIKQLENQVHRQLRRFYNYALEQARNSVTEHLERCLRIYITLDACSAAEQAFREDVVAPYMDGIIGEQQLQNSPQGLAGIYNKILNFISLHMTDLLRLTLYSDKLPGFNFVVNSYWADVESRLELHMNSIFAPGNSEVFYIKYKCTRDFLGKIEELLTSSGEQAVASYRQHKQTKSFEARWNLPVYFQICFQDIAGSFEAQLEPLLKEDTLMAKAAEDAYHLAPFNAAKNALLRCWAEGVYLPEVFAKFYKLNVQIILRLSRWITDAISASQANNSNSFPKAYTRQKLLITLHVDTRKLEAYLPTLQQLVMQAAPKTSNMQLFNDVMKNSMAALADNLSNQLLNIQQTLKELLISECGMDNVRQVNDLPRLYRKTNREVPTRCSSYVDQMLKPLKTFAAQHEAQLGSLVVQQILSDVCSNITTAYYNVVSDVLTSVQKTEESLRRLRNLKSGATTAQSSTAMTDDDKIRLQLRVDVANWQLELSKLNFEPSQIEKLLELCNMVEDSIKSKESNA; translated from the exons atgctTGAGCCGGTAAGAAAATCCTCTGTGTCCGGTGGAAGCACAAGCACGGCGGAAAAGCTGTGTTTCGACAAAAATGAATTCATGAAG GAAAATTTCTCTGTGGATGagtttttgcataaaaatcgCAATGCTCCTAGTCTGGAGCAACTGCGAGACAATCTGGGGTTGTACTTAAAAGGTCTACGCGCCGCTATGATTGACTTGATTAACGAGGATTATGCtgattttgttaatttaagtGCTAACTTGGTTGGACTGGATCAGTCCATTGAAACTATACAGCGTCCGCTGGAGCAATTTCGTAATGATATCGAAGGCATGCATAGTCTAATAGATGAAAACGTGCTAGAGCTGCAGGCACAGCTTGAGGAAAAGCGTCAGCTGCGCGAATTTCAACACAACTTGCAAAGCCTAAAGAAGGTTTATGAAATAATtggcaagctgcagcaattgattGACCAGAAACTAAGTGGCGACCAGCACGCCAAAGCAGTTGATTTGGAACGTGCAGCTCTAGATTTAATACAGCTAAAATTTCATGAAAAGCACTGCGCAAAACACTTGGacatcgagcagcagcaacaaataaaacaactgGAAAATCAAGTGCATCGCCAGCTGCGACGTTTCTATAACTATGCTTTGGAGCAAGCGCGCAATTCAGTTACTGAGCACTTAGAGCGCTGCTTACGCATATACATAACATTGGATGCTTGCTCAGCGGCAGAGCAGGCGTTTCGAGAGGACGTGGTGGCGCCTTATATGGACGGCATTATTGGCGAGCAACAGTTACAGAATTCGCCGCAAGGACTGGCCGGCATTTACAATAAGATACTCAATTTTATATCGCTGCATATGACGGATCTATTGCGGCTTACGCTCTACTCGGACAAGCTGCCTGGTTTCAATTTTGTCGTGAACAGCTACTGGGCGGATGTTGAGTCACGTCTGGAGCTGCATATGAATTCTATTTTTGCGCCCGGCAACTCGGAGGTGttttacataaaatacaaatgcacacGTGACTTTCTGGGCAAAATTGAGGAGCTGTTGACAAGCAGCGGGGAGCAGGCAGTGGCCAGCTATCGGCAACACAAGCAAACCAAGAGCTTCGAAGCTCGCTGGAATTTGCCAGTTTACTTTCAGATTTGCTTTCAG gaCATAGCTGGTAGCTTTGAGGCACAACTTGAGCCCTTGCTTAAGGAGGACACGTTGATGGCCAAAGCTGCAGAGGATGCATATCATTTGGCACCCTTTAATGCGGCCAAGAATGCTTTGCTACGCTGCTGGGCTGAGGGTGTCTATCTACCCGAAGTGTTTGCAAAATTCTACAAGCTCaatgtgcaaattattttgcgTCTCTCACGTTGGATTACAGATGCCATTAGCGCTTCACaggcaaacaacagcaacagttttcCCAAGGCATACACACGACAGAAACTGTTGATTACATTGCATGTAGATACGCGCAAGCTGGAAGCGTATTTGCCAACGCTACAACAGCTTGTAATGCAAGCAGCACCAAAGACCTCAAACATGCAGTTATTTAATGATGTTATGAAGAATTCCATGGCTGCTCTGGCTGATAACTTGAGCAATCAGTTGCTCAATATACAGCAGACACTGAAAGAGCTGCTGATTAGTGAATGTGGCATGGATAATGTGCGGCAGGTTAATGATTTGCCACGCCTATATCGCAAGACGAATCGTGAGGTGCCCACGCGCTGTTCTAGTTACGTAGATCAAATGCTAAAACCACTCAAAACTTTTGCGGCACAACATGAAGCGCAGCTGGGTTCGTTGGTGGTGCAGCAAATTCTATCAGATGTCTGCAGTAACATAACTACGGC TTATTATAATGTAGTAAGCGATGTGCTTACTTCTGTGCAGAAGACTGAAGAGTCTTTGCGTCGTTTGCGCAACTTGAAGAGCGGCGCTACAACGGCGCAGTCTAGTACTGCCATGACGGATGATGATAAGATACGCCTGCAGCTGCGTGTTGATgttgccaattggcaattggaGCTATCCAAGCTGAACTTTGAGCCCTCTCAAATCGAAAAGTTGCTGGAACTGTGCAATATGGTGGAGGACAGTATTAAGTCCAAAGAAAGCAAcgcttaa
- the LOC108603725 gene encoding cysteine protease ATG4D isoform X1 yields MPLFTKFTKMRTKQRRSSASMSSRPKPKQMNYDGLLAQLTDDKLALFDTAGPGLDVHVQDGAIEEEQAAPIQNVPLTAAATASASSSAPVTSSNLYPKTENAATATPQRKISTSSRFINAFSQLYGSNSHANANSACGHVEQHAEDPELAANRTPTKGMESKLVAIWHNVKYGWSGKMRQTSFSKEQPVWLLGRCYHRRYTPPVSMENSTSEFMTGGTDTTTDNATSAFDCVQTTDQPSSSLYPTLSPQQIDEIVVPQELGMDAADNQLGESPWEEGIEGFKRDFYSRIWMTYRREFPIMNGSNYTSDCGWGCMLRSGQMLLAQGLICHFLGRSWRYDSDSQLHSTYEDNMHKKIIKWFGDSSSKSSPFSIHTMVRLGEQLGKKPGDWYGPASVSYLLKHALEHAAQENADFDNISVYVAKDCTIYMQDIEEQCSIPEPVQKPHVPWQQTKKSNNDDIKVEQHWKSLIVLIPLRLGTDKLNTVYAHCLKLLLSTEHCLGIIGGKPKHSLYFVGFQEDKLIHLDPHYCQEMVDVNQECFPMHSFHCKSPRKLKSSKMDPSCCIGFYCATKSDFDSFVESVQLYLHPMRCASGATMDKSTVPQQTPAQQQSTDHTEMNYPLFSFSRGRCLDHARNEMSDSLYKPLITQVATLSQELEGQALPQLNRYEPDADDSESEEFVLL; encoded by the exons ATGCCCCTGTTTACTAAGTTCACTAAAATGCGAACAAAGCAACGTCGTTCTTCTGCTTCCATGTCTTCGcggccaaaaccaaaacagaTGAACTATGATGGTTTGCTCGCCCAGTTGACGGATGACAAGCTTGCGCTATTCGACACGGCTGGTCCAGGTCTCGATGTTCATGTTCAGGATGGCGCCATCGAGGAGGAACAAGCTGCGCCCATACAAAATGTACCACTTACAGCCGCCGCCACTGCTTCTGCATCGTCATCAGCACCTGTAACTAGCAGCAACCTGTATCCGAAAACGGAAaatgcagcgacagcaacaccACAGCGTAAAATATCGACGTCATCACGTTTTATAAATGCCTTTAGTCAGCTTTATGGCAGTAACAGTCACGCCAATGCCAACAGCGCATGTGGTCACGTGGAACAACATGCGGAGGATCCAGAGTTGGCAGCGAATCGTACACCAACAAAAGGCATGGAATCCAAACTTGTGGCCATTTGGCATAATGTTAAATATGGCTGGAGCGGCAAAATGCGTCAGACTAGCTTCTCTAAAGAGCAACCCGTTTGGCTGCTGGGTCGCTGTTATCATCGCCGCTACACACCCCCTGTCAGCATGGAGAACTCTACATCGGAGTTTATGACCGGTGGCACAGACACCACTACAGACAATGCCACATCAGCTTTTGATTGTGTACAGACAACAGATCAGCCATCAAGCTCACTATATCCTACTTTAAGTCCGCAACAGATTGATGAAATTGTAGTGCCCCAGGAGCTGGGTATGGATGCAGCAGATAATCAGTTAGGCGAAAGCCCCTGGGAGGAAGGCATCGAGGGCTTCAAACGTGACTTTTATAGCCGCATTTGGATGACATATCGTCGAGAATTCCCCATCATGAATGGCTCCAACTATACCTCCGATTGTGGTTGGGGCTGCATGTTGCGCAGCGGGCAAATGTTGTTGGCTCAGGGTCTCATTTGTCACTTTCTGGGTCGCA GTTGGCGCTATGACTCTGACTCACAACTGCACTCCACTTATGAGgacaatatgcataaaaagaTTATAAAGTGGTTTGGCGACAGCTCCTCCAAGAGCAGTCCATTTTCTATACATACGATGGTGCGTTTGGGCGAGCAGCTGGGAAAGAAACCAGGTGATTGGTATGGCCCCGCATCGGTGTCCTATTTATTAAA aCATGCCTTAGAGCACGCTGCTCAAGAAAATGCAGACTTTGACAATATAAGCGTCTATGTAGCCAAGGATTGCACCA TTTACATGCAAGACATTGAGGAACAGTGCAGCATTCCAGAGCCAGTGCAGAAACCTCATGTGCcttggcagcaaacaaaaaagagcaacaatGATGATATCAAAGTGGAGCAGCATTGGAAATCCCTGATAGTGCTTATACCGCTGCGCTTGGGTACTGACAAACTAAATACTGTCTATGCGCATTGCTTGAAACTGTTGCTAAGCACGGAGCACTGTTTGGGCATTATCGGAGGCAAGCCCAAGCATTCGTTATATTTTGTGGGTTTCCAGGAGGATAAGCTTATACATTTGGATCCGCATTACTGTCAGGAAATGGTGGATGTTAATCAGGAGTGCTTTCCCATGCATTCATTTCACTGTAAGTCGCCGCGTAAACTCAAATCAAGTAAGATGGATCCCAGCTGCTGCATAGGTTTCTATTGTGCCACCAAAAGTGACTTTGATAGTTTTGTGGAGAGCGTGCAATTG tatttacATCCCATGCGCTGTGCCTCGGGTGCAACAATGGATAAATCAACTGTGCCACAGCAGACgccggcgcagcagcagtcgacGGACCATACGGAAATGAATTATCCACTGTTTAGTTTCTCACGCGGTCGTTGCCTGGATCATGCGCGCAACGAAATGAGTGATTCACTCTATAAGCCGCTTATAACACAAGTAGCTACACTCAGCCAGGAGCTTGAAGGGCAAGCGCTGCCACAGCTGAACAGATATGAGCCCGATGCCGATGATAGCGAAAGCGAGGAATTTGTTCTGCTTTAA
- the LOC108603726 gene encoding 3-hydroxyisobutyryl-CoA hydrolase, mitochondrial isoform X2, whose product MPNPMQRFVYVLGHRTYSQLPLLCAAGAKASQLTTTNPIMANSTRLASSVLATESSNKGMIIINRPKALNAINLEMVRKIYKHLKKCEKSKSLMIIKGTGDKAFCAGGDVRALVDAGPTDESKSFFREEYTTNALIGNYKIPYIAIIDGITMGGGVGLSVHGKYRVATDRTLFAMPETAIGLFPDVGGSYFLPRLQGKLGLYLGLTGYRLRGGDVYHAGIATHYCESSKIAELETALLNCPDADDVPELLQKFHSKPEKPFSLQPVLDQINKNFAASSVEGILENLQNDGSDWAKKTLEILCKVSPTSLKITFRQLELGSQLSLAQCLIMEYRLAVRHLDPRADFKEGVRALLIDKDQQPKWQPATLAEVTEEHLQWFFKKLPDTEELKL is encoded by the exons ATg CCAAATCCAATGCAAAGGTTCGTCTACGTGCTTGGTCATCGGACCTATAGCCAATTGCCCCTACTCTGCGCTGCCGGTGCAAAAGCAAgtcaattaacaacaacaaacccgATAATGGCTAACTCTACGCGCCTCGCCTCCTCCGTGCTGGCCACAGAATCCTCAAACAAAG GCATGATCATAATTAACCGACCAAAGGccttaaatgcaataaatctCGAGATGGTGCGCAAGATTTACAAGCACTTGAAAAAGTGTGAAAAATCCAAGTCATTAATGATCATCAAGGGCACAGGTGATAAGGCCTTCTGTGCTGGCGGCGATGTACGTGCATTAGTTGATGCTGGACCCACTGATGAATCCAAGAGTTTCTTTCGCGAGGAATATACAACGAATGCATTGATTGGCAATTACAAAATACCCTATATTGCAATAATTGATGGTATTACCATGGGCGGTGGCGTTGGACTTAGCGTACATGGCAAATACCGCGTGGCTACCGATCGCACGCTTTTTGCTATGCCCGAGACGGCAATCGGTCTATTTCCCGATGTGGGCGGCTCATACTTCTTGCCACGCTTGCAAGGCAAGCTGGGACTTTACTTAGGTCTGACCGGATACAGGCTGCGTGGCGGAGATGTCTACCATGCAGGCATAGCCACACATTACTGCGAGAGCAGCAAAATTGCGGAGCTGGAAACTGCGCTGCTCAATTGTCcagatgctgatgatgtgccAGAATTGTTGCAAAAGTTCCACTCAAAGCCGGAGAAACCCTTCTCGCTGCAACCCGTGCTCGATCAAATTAACAAGAACTTTGCGGCAAGCTCTGTAGAAGGCATTCTcgaaaatttacaaaatgatGGTAGCGATTGGGCAAAGAAAACGCTAGAG aTCCTCTGCAAGGTCTCACCCACATCATTGAAGATTACTTTCCGtcagctggagctgggctCACAGCTATCGCTGGCTCAATGCCTTATTATGGAGTACCGCCTGGCTGTGCGTCATCTGGATCCACGCGCTGACTTCAAGGAAGGTGTACGCGCATTACTTATTGACAAGGATCAGCAGCCAAAATGGCAGCCGGCTACGTTAGCTGAGGTGACTGAAGAGCATCTACAGTGGTTCTTTAAGAAATTACCCGACACCGAGGAGCTCAAACTGTAA